The Leptodactylus fuscus isolate aLepFus1 chromosome 1, aLepFus1.hap2, whole genome shotgun sequence nucleotide sequence cccagtcagacaatggcactgtatagcagtagcaaaaattgtgggtgcacgtcaccccaatatattctttgaattcccagtcagacaatggcactgtataccagtattaaaaattgtgggtgcacataacccccatatattctttgaattcccagtgagacaatggaactgtatagcagtattaaaaattgtgggtgcacgtaacccccatatattctttgaattcccagtcagacaatggcactatataccagtattaaaaattgtgggtgcacataacccccatatattctttgaattcccagtcagacaatggcactgtatagcagtagcaaaaattgtgggtgcacgtcaccccaatatattctttgaattcccagtcagacaatggcactgtataccagtattaaaaattgtgggtgcacataacccccatatattctttgaattcccagtcagacaatggcactgtataccagtagtaaaaattgtgggtgcacataacccccatatattctttgaattcccagtcagacaatggcactgtatagcagtagcaaaaattgtgggtgcacgtcaccccaatatattctttgaattcccagtcagacaatggcactgtataccagtagtaaaaattgtgggtgcacataacccccatatattctttgaattcccagtcagacaatggcactgtatagcagtagcaaaaattgtgggtgcacgtcaccccaatatattctttgaattcccagtcagacaatggcactgtataccagtagtaaaaattgtgggtgcacgtaacccccatatattctttgaattcccagtcagacaatggcactgtataccagtattaaaaattgtgggtgcacataacccccatatattctttgaattcccagtcagacaatggcactgtataccagtagtaaaaattgtgggtgcacataacccccatatattctttgaattcccagtcagacaatggcactgtatagcagtagcaaaaattgtgggtgcacgtcaccccaatatattctttgaattcccagtcagacaatggcactgtataccagtagtaaaaattgtgggtgcacataacccccatatattctttgaattcccagtcagacaatggcactgtatagcagtagcaaaaattgtgggtgcacgtcaccccaatatattctttgaattcccagtcagacaatggcactgtataccagtagtaaaaattgtgggtgcacataacccccatatattctttgaattcccagtcagacaatggcactgtatagcagtagcaaaaattgtgggtgcacgtcaccccaatatattctttgaattcccagtcagacaatggcactgtataccagtagtaaaaattgtgggtgcacataacccccatatattctttgaattcccagtcagacaatggcactgtataccagtagtaaaaattgtgggtgcacataacccccatatattctttgaattcccagtcagacaatggcactgtatagcagtagcaaaaattgtgggtgcacgtcaccccaatatattctttgaattcccagtcagacaatggcactgtataccagtagtaaaaattgtgggtgcacgtaacccccatatattctttgaattcccagtcagacaatggcactgtatagcagtagcaaaaattgtgggtgcacgtcaccccaatatattctttgaattcccagtcagacaatggcactgtataccagtagtaaaaattgtgggtgcacataacccccatatattctttgaattcccagtcagacaatggcactgtataccagtattaaaaattgtgggtgcacataacccccatatattctttgaattcccagtcagacaatggcactgtatagcagtagcaaaaattgtgggtgcacgtcaccccaatatattctttgaattcccagtcagacaatggcactgtataccagtattaaaaattgtgggtgcacataacccccatatattctttgaattcccagtgagacaatggaactgtatagcagtagcaaaaattgtgggtgcacgtaacccccatatattctttgaattcccagtcagacaatggcactatataccagtattaaaaattgtgggtgcacataacccccatatattctttgaattcccagtcagacaatggcactgtataccagtattaaaaattgtgggtgcacgtaacccccatatattctttgaattcccagtcagacaatggcactgtataccagtattaaaaattgtgggtgcacataacccccatatattctttgaattcccagtcagacaatggcactgtataccagtagtaaaaattgtgggtgcacataacccccatatattctttgaattcccagtcagacaatggcactgtatagcagtagcaaaaattgtgggtgcacgtcaccccaatatattctttgaattcccagtcagacaatggcactgtataccagtagtaaaaattgtgggtgcacataacccccatatattctttgaattcccagtcagacaatggcactgtatagcagtagcaaaaattgtgggtgcacataacccccatatattctttgaattcccagtcagacaatggcactgtataccagtagtaaaaattgtgggtgcacgtaacccccatatattctttgaattcccagtcagacaatggcactatataccagtattaaaaattgtgggtgcacataacccccatatattctttgaattcccagtcagacaatggcactgtataccagtattaaaaattgtgggtgcacataacccccatatattctttgaattcccagtgagacaatggaactgtatagcagtagcaaaaattgtgggtgcacgtaacccccatatattctttgaattcccagtcagacaatggcactatataccagtattaaaaattgtgggtgcacataacccccatatattctttgaattcccagtcagacaatggcactgtataccagtagtaaaaattgtgggtgcacataaccccaatatattctttgaattcccagtcagacaatggcactgtataccagtattaaaaattgtgggtgcacataacccccatatattctttgaattcccagtcagacaatggcactgtataccagtattaaaaattgtgggtgcacataacccccatatattctttgaattcccagtcagacaatggcactgtataccagtattaaaaattgtgggtgcacataacccccatatattctttgaattcccagtcagacaatggcactgtatagcagtagtaaaaattgtgggtgcacataaccccaatatattctttgaattcccagtgagacaatggcactgtataccagtattaaaaattgtgggtgcacataacccccatatattctttgaattcccagtcagacaatggcactgtataccagtattaaaaattgtgggtgcacataacccccatatattctttgaattcccagtgagacaatggcactgtatagcagtagcaaaaattgtgggtgcacgtcaccccaatatattgtttgaattcccagtcagacaatggcactgtataccagtagtaaaaattgtgggtgcacataacccccatatattctttgaattcccagtcagacaatggcactgtataccagtattaaaaattgtgggtgcacataacccccatatattctttgaattcccagtgagacaatggaactgtatagcagtagcaaaaattgtgggtgcacgtaaccccaatatattctttgaattcccagtcagacaatggcactatataccagtattaaaaattgtgggtgcacataacccccatatattctttgaattcccagtcagacaatggcactgtataccagtattaaaaattgtgggtgcacgtaacccccatatattctttgaattcccagtgagacaatggaactgtatagcagtagcaaaaattgtgggtgcacgtaacccccatatattctttgaattcccagtcagacaatggcactatataccagtattaaaaattgtgggtgcacataacccccatatattctttgaattcccagtcagacaatggcactgtataccagtattaaaaattgtgggtgcacataacccccatatattctttgaattcccagtcagacaatggcactgtataccagtattaaaaattgtgggtgcacataacccccatatattctttgaattcccagtcagacaatggcactatataccagtagtaaaaattgtgggtgcacataaccccaatatattctttgaattcccagtgagacaatggcactgtataccagtattaaaaattgtgggtgcacataacccccatatattctttgaattcccagtcagacaatggcactgtataccagtagtaaaaattgtgggtgcacgtaaccccaatatattctttgaattcccagtcagacaatggcactgtataccagtattaaaaattgtgggtgcacataacccccatatattctttgaattcccagtgagacaatggaactgtatagcagtattaaaaattgtgggtgcacgtaacccccatatattctttgaattcccagtcagacaatggcactgtataccagtattaaaaattgtgggtgcacgtaacccccatatattctttgaattcccagtcagacaatggcactgtataccagtattaaaaattgtgggtgcacataacccccatatattctttgaattcccagtgagacaatggcactgtatagcagtagcaaaaattgtgggtgcacgtcaccccaatatattctttgaattcccagtcagacaatggcactatataccagtagcaaaaattttgggtgtatatagccccaattctattgctaggggacttgcagggtatttctgaggtgaaggtgggggggcacaccgttggaacggggatttggggtgtatatatggggtatacgggaatacactgtcagtgtgttccattcaggatcctgggaaagctgggttgcggcgattgagcccgtcagtgccacgttacactgacaagcttctccctggaattgaagttatatgtaagcccaatatattctttgaattcccagtgagacaatggcactatatggcagtagcaaaaatagtgggtgtatatagccccaatcctattgctaggggacttgcagggtatttctggggtgaaggtgggggggcacaccgttggaacgggtatcgggggtatatatcgggtatacgggaatacactgacagtgtattccattcaggatcctgggaaagctgggttgcggcgattgagcccgtcagtgccacgttacactgacaagcttctccctggaatttagctcttataagagctgttggttgtcttctccttcctatcctagcctgtccctgcctacccagaatctaagccctagctaactggacggaaacctccgtcctcggtgaattgcaagctcagaatgacgcgaagctgggcggcgctgttcttttaaattagaggtcacatgttttcggcagccaatgggttttgcctacttttttcaacgtcaccggtgtcgtagttcctgtcccacctaccctgtgctgttattggagcaaaaaaggcgccagggaaggtgggaggggaatcgagtaatggcgcactttaccacgcggtgttcgattcgattcgaacatgccgaacagcctaatatccgatcgaacatgagttcgatagaacactgttcgctcatctctagtgtttaacaATAAACATCTACTGTACATTAAATACAATGAGTGTACTGACATGGTGAAATGGGGGACCATCTGATTCAGGGACCAACTAGAGGATTCACCTGTTGAAGCCACTATTTGTTTTGGCTGAAAAACCActgtaaaatctgtaacaacTAACTCTTGCCTGATTGTTTATGTGCTGGTGTCCCTCCAGTAGGCTGCTGCCTCACTCTTACCTTGAACTAAGGCACTTTTAGCTCTGTGAGCCACAGACTTAAGCAGCAGAAAGATGTTGCAAGATGACTGGTGATAGGGGCCCCTGCAGTGCTATTAAGAAGATGGGTCCCAGGGATGCTGTTTGCCCTGACTCTACCTAGATGTCCGCCACTTTGTGTGTCTACAGTACACAAAAATAAACTGGGTAACGCCTATTGTATCTTAAATGGTCTCTGACTTTCTCCTCTTCCCCTCCGTCTCCCTTTCCCCCACGCCCAAATTTTGTGTTTCGTATGCATCTCTAGACTCTTGGATTCCATATGCTCCGTTATTTGTTAATATGTTTTATGCCTTTCTTTATTATTGCACTTTGTTCTTTGTaaacattttcaataaaaattacagttaaataaaaaaacaaaaaactgagtAGTTTCTGAAATAATGCACACAATATATTATACTGACACATAGCCTGGTTGAGGTGTTTAACAATAAACATCTACTGTACATTAAATACAATGAGTGTACTGACATGGTGAAATGGGGGACCATCTGATTCAGGGACCAACTAGAGGATTCACCTGTTGAAGCCACTATTTGTTTTGGCTGAAAAACCActgtaaaatctgtaacaaaaaagtatatattatattgtacatacccatagcctcagagacaaatgtaaaatgtgctgcagcaatATTGTGATtactagcagcagaaaaactgataggacaccatgtatgacgtATTATACAGTCATAGAGCAGCCTTCCCAGCAAGATCCTGCACAgatttcaacttttcataaaaATGAGGTACCTCTTAAGCTTACTGGTATACTTACACCATCTCTTTGTGATTGTAATTATATAATCCACTACCGCCTGAGGCTTAGACTGACTATTCATCTTAGGTGGGATCGACTGATAAACTAATGTTTTGGGAGTTTCCAGATTTCTCTTGGATTCCAAAATTCTCATTGCTTCCATGTGAATTAAGCTACTGCCACAGAGGGTTGGCGGCAACTTATTTCtctctattgaaaaaaaaatgtctggaaAAATGCATTCTTATTTATGGTGGATATGGGAGCACTAACTGTCGGCCTTCAGCAATTGTATGACCAGTGTTAAAAGTCTATAGTGTACTCCTAGTACCAAATCATACATCTGGGGAGGGAAAAACAAGTTGTTGCAGCAAGTGAGAGGAGGATAGTCCTCGGACAATCATGGGATCATCTGCTTTTACTTCTTAAGTCTAAAGTCCTTTTTTCCACAGCTGATTTCTTTGTAAATtagtagagttttcctctgtagactttctgcccctattataccgatacggaaaatggcagcatttctgtagctataattgagatgctgcgaCTTTGACAGCTGCAGTCCACACAATTCATTGAGACCGCATTTGTATCTCAACAGTTAAAATCAAGATAATAGCGCTATATAAAATGGCAATGCTATAAGTAAGACCCTATAAAAGATTTCCTAAAGATGAAGATCCTAGATATATGCTCCATACTGGTGCAAGAAAAAACTATAGTAATCTTATGTGCAAACAGCAGTTACGTATTGCTACATAACTACATctacatatacagtatgctgtaCATGAGTTAGTCTCTGGAATTCTACATTGATAAAAGTcaagaaaatacaataaaatgaaaTTCCACTGGGAATGTTTGTATGTTCTAGAAGCATAACCTTTAGTGTTAAAGTAAACTTCTGAACAATTTCTATTTTATGGCCATATATACGTGTGCAGTAATGCGGCTTCCTTTCCTACTTACGCAATCCTTGGAACATTCTGCTACAGCGGAATGATGAGTGAGTGTTTTTCCCTACTTACATGTCAAAGAGTAACTGCGATTAGCACAATCTCATGTTCACAGACAAAAACAAGCCATATCCTTCTAGCATAAGTAGCTTTATCATATCTCGTCTGCAATAACAGGTCATGTTTGAAAGACCTTGTGCTTTGTAGCCTATGGTTGGTTGGTTATGATACTTGCTGCAAAAGATATAGCTCGGGGGTTTTCAACATATTCATTGCATTTAATTAAACTAAACTGCCCTCTAATTCTCTAATACACATTAGAGTACTGTATGTGTCAGAAGAATAGGAAGAATCTACAGACACAGGCCCTTCGTGTTACacatctaagggccccttcacactacagatacgctgcctgattctgaacgttaaaacgcgttcagaatcagcgcgtataaagcagatgccattcatttcaatgggagccggcatacgagcgctccccattgaaatgaatgggctgctttttactctacgagcgctcccattgaagtgaatgggaagcgctcgcgtgtatggctcgctgtgtgaaggggcccggcactcggctcattctgagccgtacacacaagcgcttcccattcacttcaatgcgagtgctcgtagagtaaaatcaggcagcgtatctgtagtgtgaaggGACCCTAAATGCCAGGTcatgcaaataaatgttattcttTGTATAATGAAAGGGTATGCAATTTttaaatatactttctgtatcaatttctaattgttttctagatctctgcttgctgtctttctTTGTTTACTTCAAGAGGATAAAATTcattccatgatcatgtgatatacagtccaaggtcatgtgatatacagaccatagtcatgtaatgtacagtccatggtcatgtgatgtacagtccaaggtcatgtgatgtacagtccaaggtcatgtgatacacagtccatggtcatgtaatgagcacacaggtgcacagctcgttaccaggcagatgtctgattactgagctgtgactataataaCCTGTGTACctatgtgttcatcacatgaccatggactgtatatcacatgaccttggactgtacatcacatgaccatggactgtacatcacatgaccttggactgtacatcacatgaccttggacggtacatcacatgaccatggactgtatatcacatgaccttggactgtacatcacatgaccttggactgtacatcacatgaccttggactgtacatcacatgaccattgactgtacatgacatgaccatggtctgtatatcacatgaccttggactgatttttagctactgcaaataagcagaatgaatgacaagcaGATATTTAGAAAATGgggaggaattgatgcagaatgTATGctgaaaaattgtataacttttttattctataaacaataacatttatttgctgaaactggacatctTCTTTAATGGTTGGAATTATTAGAGATCCTGAACCCCAAAGTAAAACCTGTATCTGGACCGCCCACCTGCCATGTGCTCAGAGGAAGGCACAGACAGCTGAGGACCCCTGTGCATAAACAGTTATGTGCCCTTTGTTTCCTGACATCTCAGCATAGATCACCCCCTTATGTCTCAGGAGTAATTGTCATTCCTGATGTTCATGAGTTTAGGAATTTATTTGCAATCTGGAAAGCTTCTAGTAAGGTGATATGATCCCCTGCCCATGTGGCACCAATGGTATTACTGATCATGGCATACTCATGTCTTGTCATGTTGTATGGGGGCATGGGGTTGTATGGGGGCATTTGATCACCCTCAGTCACTAATACCCAAGTGTAACTGCATTTTCTGCATCCCCCTAAAGTTAAGCCCCTGTTATTGATAAAACAAGTTGTTTTTCCCTTTTAGTGTTCATAAATATTATTACCAGGTAGCATATAAATACGCTCCTGGTTCAAAACAAGAAGTGGTATAGGAATGGAGTACATCATTAGAATTAGTATGTGTTAGCTATGTGACTAAACGCTAACCTTACTGGAAATGACATGTAATACTACCGCCCCATGGTTAATGAATGCCATGTGTATGACTTTTATCAATCATTGTCCAAAGGGCAGCTCTCCTACTCTTATATAAATCCACTGTGCAGTGAGAGTGACAGTATTCTGTAGCTTTTCTTAGCTGACAGTCGCAGCTTGCAGTCATGAAGATGAAGACTAGTGTATACACAGTGCTCCGATTCTCTCTCCTAGTCATTGGCTTTTCTCTGGTGTGCCTGGGAGCCTTTTATGTATCCTCAAGCTACTCTTGTAACTGTCGGAGTGAGACCATTGTGGCATATACCTTAATGCCGTTAGGATTTGTTCTTCTCCTGATTGGGATTTTTTGGAGCACGTATCATGAGGCTAACCACAAAAGTCTATTCCAGAATGTTATTAGGCGAATTCATAGCCAGCAACAAGTCCATATTGAGACTGTAGACAGGTATGTAGTAAGACTTCAACTGTACTCAATATTCATTTTATATTAATCTGTACATAGGTATAGGCTgagggatacatagatagatagatagatagatagatagatagatagatagatagatagatagatactccaAAATGtgcaagataaaataagatatcaTATATGTATTGATATATGGACAATACATCAGGTTTTAGACATAGTAACATCATCTTGTATTGAAGGCAGAGTGTCTAAACATGCAGGTATTAGAAATTCTTCAGATGGAATGATATATTCAGAATTTATTATACTGAAGTAAAAGGTGGAGTTCCCAGAAGAACCACCCCATTGTTATTTTGTCTAGAAAGGTAAAACAATGTGTGAACGACAGCTTTACGCACTTTCTTCATATGAGTCATCTCGAAATGAAAGGTATAGGGTGGAGTCACTTACCGTAATGTGTCTGTTATAGTGTTGTGATCTTGTAGTAAATGGAATAAGCTATATCAGTGGAGTTTACAGGATTAAGTCTACACTATGACTTTTTGTAGTGCTGATGTTTATTTTAAAAGAGTATCCCCATTTGggacatttatggcctatctaCAGCAAATGTCATAATTGCCCAATAGATGTGGGACTCAGTTTTATCTTGAGAAAATGGGTCCCCGACCCATATGACATGGCTGCATGTGCACTTTCTCCATTCTTGGGATTTCCAAGATTAGCCAGCCTTCCAGAGGTGGGACCTCCTTGTGTCAGACATAAACATTACTGCCATGTGGTCCTCTAAAATTCACAATGCTTGTGCAATATCAGTACTACAACATGAGCATGCAGCTTTAGAAATAATATGTGAGGCACTGTTTATTTCATGCACTTGTTTTACTAAAGAAGAGGCTCAATAATAACAACCTTCTCATCTTTATGTCTTCACAGGCCTGATTATTACCCTCCATCTTATGACAGTGTTATACAGGACATCACTCAGAATTTTAACACCACTTGTCATATTGATATAAACACAAGGGGCTTCAACATCCCTCCTCCTCTGTATACTGCGACTGCTTTGGAAATTGTGGATGAAACCTATAATCATGAAGAACTTCCTCCCTCGTATGAACTTTCTCTACAAGCGTCCACCTTGGTGTCAGCGGTCAATTCAGTAGCTTCACAAGAAGCTGAACGTGATAATAACGTGGAGACAAATGACTGATTACATGGACTAATTTGCTTAAGTTGACAAATATGTACGTTTGACAACTGACCAGTAGAGGGTGCTGTAATGGAAAATGAAATGTTGCCATATGTCACTGCCAGTACAGTGAGAAGTAAGTGGCGTAGCAGAGCAACAAAAGTGAGGTGGGAAACAGTAGGGGTGTAACCAAGTCCCGTGATCTGAGGAGCAGGTTATGTTGTCACCTACACATATGTGGCATTTACAAATATGGAGCACTGGTGAAGACAGATTCCACATTAATGAAATGTTTCTTTACCAAAAGAAGTGTGTATGCCTATGAAAGGTGTCAGGAGTGAGTGGAATCATGTGTACTGTAACGTATGCGAACTATACAGATGAGTCAGATAACCGTCATGGAGATGAGTCAGATACAATGTATAGGCTTCATTCTAGTACATTTCTGTACTAACCT carries:
- the TMEM252 gene encoding transmembrane protein 252, with protein sequence MKMKTSVYTVLRFSLLVIGFSLVCLGAFYVSSSYSCNCRSETIVAYTLMPLGFVLLLIGIFWSTYHEANHKSLFQNVIRRIHSQQQVHIETVDRPDYYPPSYDSVIQDITQNFNTTCHIDINTRGFNIPPPLYTATALEIVDETYNHEELPPSYELSLQASTLVSAVNSVASQEAERDNNVETND